The stretch of DNA ACGTTTTGGATGAAGTTGTCGGTGGGTATGTTTTGGGTTCTCATAGGTTTCCTTGTTCTGGTAGTAATGAGCCAGGTGACTGGCTCTGAGATTGAAGTTGTTTGTTGGATAGACCCTAAAGGTTTCTGTGTAAAACTGTGATTTGCCTCCTTGAGGGTCTGCATGTTTCAGGAAGGTAAAAGAACCAGTCACCTGCTAACCTTCCTTCTTTCTGCCCCTATCATACACGTTTTCTTAAAGACTGTGAACCCTAAAAAATGGGGGCTTTGATAAACAAAAAAGGGGTTGGGAAAAAGGTAACACCACCCAAAGCCTTCCATAATTGTTTGCTTTGCGTTTGGAATAGGGTAAAATAGGGTATATGCTTTTAACCAAATAGAAAGGGGGTGATTGCCTTGACCCGCCCAGAAATAAAATTAACTGCGCTGGCCAAATGCGCCGGTTGAGCCAGTAAAATGGCCCCGGAGGCTTTGGCGCAGGTTCTGCGTCCTTTACACAACTTATTTCACAACGGCAGCAATCCCCCCCAGCTTTTGGTTGGTCTGGGCGTGGCCGGTGACGATGCGGCCATTTACCAACTTACGCCCAACCAGGCCATCATCAACACCATTGATTTTTTTACGCCGGTGGTTGATGACCCTTACGACTACGGCGTGATTGCCGCGGCCAACGCCATGAGCGACGTTTACGCCATGGGCGGCGAGGTTATATTTGCCTTAAATGTGGGGGCGTTTCCGGCCAGTATGGAACCGGCTATTATCGCCGAGATTTTGCGGGGGGGGGCGGAAAAAGTTATCGAGGCCGGCGGGGTGATTGCCGGCGGCCACACCGTCACCGACGACGAGCCTAAATACGGCTTGGCCGTAACCGGCGTTGTGCATCCAGAGCGATTTTTTACCAAAGGCGGCGCCCAACCAGGCGACGCCCTGGTGCTCACTAAACCCCTTGGCACCGGCGCCATTAGCACCGCCCTTAAGGGCGGTATTGCTAACCCGGCCCATGTGTCTAAAATGATTGAAACAATGAAGCAACTCAATCGCCAGGCATCCCAGGCGGTCCAGGCTGTGGGCAACGTTAAGTCGGCTACCGACATTACCGGCTTTGGCCTGCTGGGCCACGCCCTGGAGATGGCCGAAGCGTCGGCCTGCAAATTTATTTTGGAGATGAACCAGATACCGCTGCTCGACGGCGCAATGGCCTATGCCGCCGATTTCATTTTCCCCGGCGGTATGGCAAACAACAAAATGTATTTTGAAAAACAGGTCACTTTTGCCCCGGCCATTCCCGAACACCAGCAATGGTTGTTGTGGGACCCGCAGACCTCCGGGGGACTGCTCCTGGCCATCCCTGCGGCCCAACTGTCCGATTTTCAAAATGCTTGCCACGCCGACGGACGCGACCAGGCCATGTGGGTTATCGGTCACGTTGCTGCCGGCCGGGGAATAGAGGTGTTGCCCTAAATGACCGAACCAACCGACCCCAAAAACAAACCAGGCCAGTCTCACCCGGATGCGGATGATGAATTGATTGTGACCCCGGTTAATATTGCTCGCGCTCGTTACGCCAGCGCCCATAACCATTCCATTGTGGACAAAACGCGCCGGGTAATGGCCATCAGAACCGGCTCGCCGCAGCAGCAACCGGCCGGTCAAACCCCTGCTGAAACTGATAGTTCCTTGTTTGGCGGCTTCAGTAGCTGCATGCTGGTCTCTTTATTGGGCGTTGTCTTTTTGGTTGGGGGCATCCTGGGAGGTATTGCCGGGGGCGGAGTGGTGATGTGGGCCAGCAATTCAGAAGAGGGAGCAATGTGGGGTGACGCCTCTAGCGCGACGCCCCTGCCTACCCCTACCCCCGCCCCGGTAGAAACAATGACCCCTACTCCCAGCCCGGAACCCATCATCACCCCGGCGGTTGAAGATATTATTGCCGGGATTATGCCTTCGGTGGTAACGGTGATCAATCAGCAAAATAACGCCTTTGCCCTGAACCCGGAGGAGGACCGGGTGCTTGGCTCCGGCGTAATCATTGACGCGCGAGGTTATATTGCCACCAATCATCACGTTGTTGAAAATGCCAATGGCCTGAGCGTGATTTTGTTTGATGGCCGGGAGATTGTGGCCCAACTGATTACGTCTGACCCTACCGAAGACCTGGCCATTATCAAAATTGGCGTGGAAAGCTTGACCCCCATCCAATGGGGCGACTCGGCCACGGTTCGTCCCGGTCAGGTTGTCTACGCCATTGGCAGCCCCCTGGGCGATTTTCCCAACTCGGTAAGTTTTGGCATTATCAGCGGCCTCAACCGCGCCCTGGAAATGGACGCCCA from Anaerolineae bacterium encodes:
- a CDS encoding trypsin-like peptidase domain-containing protein gives rise to the protein MTEPTDPKNKPGQSHPDADDELIVTPVNIARARYASAHNHSIVDKTRRVMAIRTGSPQQQPAGQTPAETDSSLFGGFSSCMLVSLLGVVFLVGGILGGIAGGGVVMWASNSEEGAMWGDASSATPLPTPTPAPVETMTPTPSPEPIITPAVEDIIAGIMPSVVTVINQQNNAFALNPEEDRVLGSGVIIDARGYIATNHHVVENANGLSVILFDGREIVAQLITSDPTEDLAIIKIGVESLTPIQWGDSATVRPGQVVYAIGSPLGDFPNSVSFGIISGLNRALEMDAHVIDGLIQTDAAINRGSSGGPLINMQGEMVGINTFIIRESEDRGVAEGIAFAIPTGRARSILLPWVAAHSGESAPIPAGGEAGN
- the selD gene encoding selenide, water dikinase SelD, with product MAPEALAQVLRPLHNLFHNGSNPPQLLVGLGVAGDDAAIYQLTPNQAIINTIDFFTPVVDDPYDYGVIAAANAMSDVYAMGGEVIFALNVGAFPASMEPAIIAEILRGGAEKVIEAGGVIAGGHTVTDDEPKYGLAVTGVVHPERFFTKGGAQPGDALVLTKPLGTGAISTALKGGIANPAHVSKMIETMKQLNRQASQAVQAVGNVKSATDITGFGLLGHALEMAEASACKFILEMNQIPLLDGAMAYAADFIFPGGMANNKMYFEKQVTFAPAIPEHQQWLLWDPQTSGGLLLAIPAAQLSDFQNACHADGRDQAMWVIGHVAAGRGIEVLP